A genome region from Fretibacterium sp. OH1220_COT-178 includes the following:
- a CDS encoding acetaldehyde dehydrogenase (acetylating), translated as MSIKDRDLLSVQEARDLVAKAKVAQKILGAMGQAEIDSLVEAAARAAADGAERLAKMAHEETGFGKWRDKTLKNLFAARDVTEAMRGLRTVGILREDKERRLLEVAVPVGVIAGLIPSTNPTSTAIFKTLIAVKAGNAIIFSPHPNAKGCIQETVRILSEALSAAGAPEGLVSCMTVLAREGTSELMRHKDVALILATGGSEMVHAAYSSGTPAIGVGPGNTPAFIERTADIPAAVRRIIESKIFDYSTICASEQSVVVDVPVEQAVRDEFVRQGGRFLSPDESGRVASVIFNAAGKMNARLVGRSPQMIGEVAGVEVGPEVRVLLADQAGVGRKFPFSQEKLCPVLAFYSADGWENACERCLELLNYEGAGHTLAIHSRDEQVVREFGLKKPVSRVIVNAGSSLGGVGGTTGLLPSLTLGCGAVGHNATSDNVGPLNLLNVRRVAWGLREIGELYPASLSQEGGKVNAAGMDALVNRIVDELAVRLGLN; from the coding sequence ATGTCGATCAAAGATCGTGATCTGCTCTCCGTGCAGGAGGCGCGGGATCTCGTGGCCAAGGCCAAAGTGGCCCAGAAGATACTGGGGGCGATGGGGCAGGCCGAGATCGACTCCCTTGTGGAGGCGGCAGCGCGCGCCGCTGCGGACGGCGCGGAGAGGCTTGCGAAGATGGCGCATGAGGAGACGGGGTTCGGAAAGTGGAGGGACAAAACGCTCAAGAACCTCTTTGCCGCACGAGACGTAACGGAAGCGATGCGCGGGCTGCGGACCGTCGGGATCCTCCGGGAGGACAAGGAGCGAAGACTGCTGGAGGTTGCCGTTCCCGTTGGGGTGATTGCCGGTTTGATCCCCTCCACCAATCCGACGTCGACCGCGATTTTCAAGACTCTGATCGCCGTCAAGGCGGGAAATGCAATCATCTTTTCCCCGCATCCCAACGCGAAGGGGTGTATTCAGGAGACGGTGAGAATCCTCTCGGAGGCGCTTTCCGCCGCAGGGGCGCCGGAGGGGCTTGTGAGCTGCATGACCGTCCTGGCCCGGGAGGGCACTTCGGAGCTGATGCGGCACAAGGATGTGGCTCTGATCCTGGCTACCGGCGGCTCGGAGATGGTTCACGCGGCCTACAGTTCCGGGACGCCGGCGATCGGGGTCGGTCCGGGCAACACCCCGGCGTTCATCGAGCGCACGGCGGATATCCCCGCAGCGGTTCGGCGAATCATCGAGAGCAAGATTTTCGATTACAGCACCATCTGTGCTTCGGAACAGTCGGTCGTTGTCGATGTCCCCGTGGAGCAGGCGGTTCGGGACGAATTTGTGCGTCAGGGTGGCCGTTTTCTGTCTCCGGACGAGTCCGGCCGGGTTGCTTCCGTCATCTTCAATGCGGCTGGCAAGATGAACGCGCGTTTGGTGGGGCGCAGTCCCCAAATGATTGGAGAGGTCGCCGGCGTGGAGGTCGGTCCCGAGGTCCGCGTGCTGCTTGCGGATCAGGCTGGGGTTGGGCGCAAATTCCCCTTTTCTCAGGAAAAACTTTGTCCTGTCTTGGCTTTTTATTCGGCGGATGGGTGGGAGAATGCCTGTGAGCGTTGCCTGGAGCTCCTGAACTACGAAGGGGCGGGGCATACCCTGGCCATCCACTCGCGGGACGAGCAGGTTGTGCGCGAGTTCGGGTTGAAAAAGCCTGTCTCGCGAGTCATCGTCAACGCGGGATCCTCCCTGGGCGGAGTCGGTGGTACAACGGGGCTGCTCCCCTCGCTTACCTTGGGGTGCGGTGCGGTGGGGCACAACGCGACCTCCGACAATGTCGGACCTCTCAATCTGCTGAATGTGCGGCGGGTTGCTTGGGGCCTGAGGGAGATAGGGGAGCTCTATCCGGCATCCCTCTCTCAAGAGGGCGGCAAGGTGAATGCTGCGGGAATGGACGCGTTGGT